One window of the bacterium genome contains the following:
- a CDS encoding vitamin B12-dependent ribonucleotide reductase — translation MKFTRHYTREGQDVYADLRFTTWASKLTSPEGKVLFEARDIYAPESWSQVAVDVLAQKYLRKAGVPMASRPVWEQGVPEWLLRHEPDWSVLDKMPEPSRFGGERDSRQVFRRLAGCWTYWGWQSGYFDSEHDARVFFDELQYMLAAQICAPNSPQWFNTGLYWAYSIEGRSQGHYFVNPKTNELERSRNAYERPQPHACFIQSVDDDLVNEGGIMDLWVREARLFKYGSGTGTNFSKVRGEEEGLSGGGVSSGLMSFLKIGDRAAGAIKSGGTTRRAAKMVCLDADHPDIEEFVHWKVVEEQKVAALVAGSRICEARLNEILSAAHDLSVPTDSRLNPKLNAKLRNAILRARRDFIPDPYIHRTLQFASQGYTEMRIDTYDTDWNNAAYQTVSGQNSNNSVRLNNKFMKAVERDDKWELKARTDGRVTKTLRARDLWNEIAEAAWASADPGIQYDTTINEWNTCPLDGRIDASNPCSEYMFLDDTACNLASLNLMKFIDTSKNLYDVDSYRHAIRLWTVVLDISVEMAQFPSQNIARRSYEYRTLGLGYANLGTLAMVMGLAYDSAEARAWCAALTAILTGESYRTSAEMAGQLGAFPAYSRNHEQMLRVIRNHRRAAYGGTLDGYEGLTVPPQPLDVAHCPDYLADSARDVWDEALAMGVQNGYRNAQATVIAPTGTIGLVMDCDTTGIEPDFALVKYKKLAGGGYFRIINSSVPIALENLGYAEGQIRQITQYVSGTSTLDGAPHINRDTLRAKGLPEDALDRIETQLKGAFSVSFAVTPWVVGQDIVRDRLKISDEVLGNAGGDLLIALGFNREQIRLANDHICGRMTIEGAPHVKPEHLPVFDCANQCGAYGQRYIQPLAHLKMMAAAQPFISGAISKTINLPRHASVENIKDAYYQSWRMMLKAVALYRDGSKLSQPLNSTADDFGIASLGLEEGAQFEHGHVGQAVERIIYETRRRRLPDRRRGYTQKARIGGHKIYLRTGDYEDGSLGEIFLDMHKEGASFRSLMNCFAIAVSLGLQHGVPLDEYVDAFVFTRFEPNGPVGGNDHIKYATSVIDYVFRELAISYLDRHDLAHVVDAHTETSRSDAINGAKRLDSEAAVVPIAHDTIEEKADREEEIDSFPTTSTSAAAQIAEPRAQTQTSPASYAEVGTANGRVNGSQKSQLIELARRQGYEGDACSECGSFTMVRNGTCLKCTTCGSTSGCS, via the coding sequence TTGAAATTCACTCGCCACTATACACGTGAAGGCCAGGATGTCTATGCAGACTTGCGCTTCACAACCTGGGCGTCCAAGCTGACGTCGCCAGAGGGAAAAGTCCTGTTCGAAGCAAGGGACATTTACGCGCCCGAAAGCTGGTCGCAGGTGGCCGTTGATGTGCTCGCCCAGAAATATCTGCGCAAAGCGGGCGTACCAATGGCCTCCCGGCCGGTTTGGGAGCAGGGTGTCCCGGAATGGTTGCTTCGTCACGAGCCGGACTGGTCTGTTCTGGACAAAATGCCCGAGCCGTCCCGCTTTGGCGGAGAACGCGATTCTCGACAGGTCTTCCGTCGGCTGGCAGGCTGCTGGACCTATTGGGGTTGGCAGTCGGGATACTTTGATAGCGAACATGATGCTCGCGTGTTTTTCGATGAACTCCAATATATGCTCGCCGCCCAGATCTGCGCGCCGAACAGCCCGCAATGGTTCAATACAGGGTTGTATTGGGCTTATTCAATTGAGGGCCGGTCGCAGGGGCATTACTTTGTCAACCCAAAGACAAATGAATTGGAGAGGTCCAGAAACGCCTACGAGCGGCCCCAACCGCACGCCTGCTTTATCCAGTCAGTTGATGACGATCTGGTCAATGAGGGCGGCATCATGGACCTTTGGGTACGAGAAGCCCGGCTTTTCAAATACGGCTCAGGCACCGGCACGAATTTCTCCAAAGTCCGTGGTGAGGAAGAAGGCCTTTCCGGCGGCGGAGTTTCAAGCGGCCTGATGAGCTTTCTGAAAATAGGGGACAGGGCTGCGGGAGCCATCAAATCCGGCGGAACCACTCGCCGGGCGGCGAAAATGGTCTGTCTCGATGCCGACCACCCTGACATTGAAGAGTTCGTTCATTGGAAGGTGGTCGAAGAACAGAAAGTCGCCGCTCTCGTTGCCGGTTCAAGGATCTGCGAGGCGCGTTTGAATGAAATATTGAGCGCTGCCCACGATCTAAGCGTTCCGACGGACTCCCGTTTGAACCCGAAATTGAATGCCAAGCTTCGCAATGCGATTCTTCGTGCTCGGCGCGATTTCATTCCGGATCCCTATATACATCGCACGCTGCAATTCGCGTCGCAGGGCTACACTGAGATGCGGATCGATACGTATGATACCGACTGGAATAATGCGGCGTACCAGACGGTCAGCGGCCAGAACTCCAACAACTCAGTTCGCCTGAACAACAAGTTCATGAAGGCGGTTGAGCGCGATGACAAATGGGAGCTCAAGGCGCGTACGGACGGTCGTGTAACCAAAACCCTCCGGGCGCGCGACCTCTGGAACGAAATCGCCGAGGCCGCATGGGCAAGCGCGGATCCCGGAATTCAGTACGATACAACGATTAACGAATGGAACACGTGCCCGCTGGATGGGAGAATTGATGCCAGCAATCCGTGTTCTGAGTATATGTTCCTTGACGACACAGCCTGCAACTTGGCCAGCCTGAACTTGATGAAATTCATCGACACGTCAAAGAACTTGTATGACGTTGATTCGTACCGTCATGCAATCCGGCTGTGGACCGTTGTGCTTGACATTTCGGTTGAAATGGCGCAGTTTCCCTCGCAGAATATCGCGCGCAGGTCATATGAGTATCGCACGCTGGGGCTTGGCTATGCGAATCTGGGCACGCTTGCCATGGTCATGGGTCTGGCTTACGATAGCGCGGAAGCGCGGGCATGGTGTGCGGCGCTTACAGCAATTCTCACGGGAGAGTCTTATCGCACGTCTGCAGAAATGGCCGGACAATTGGGGGCCTTCCCGGCTTACAGTCGTAATCATGAGCAGATGCTCAGAGTCATTCGCAATCACAGACGCGCGGCCTACGGCGGCACTCTGGATGGTTATGAAGGTCTGACCGTTCCGCCTCAGCCCCTGGACGTTGCGCATTGCCCTGATTATCTTGCCGATTCCGCCCGTGATGTCTGGGATGAAGCGCTGGCAATGGGTGTTCAGAATGGCTATCGCAATGCACAAGCAACGGTAATTGCGCCGACCGGTACCATAGGACTAGTAATGGACTGCGATACCACCGGTATCGAACCTGACTTCGCTCTTGTGAAGTACAAGAAATTGGCCGGCGGTGGTTACTTCCGGATCATAAACAGCAGCGTCCCGATTGCGCTCGAAAACCTGGGATATGCCGAAGGTCAGATTAGGCAGATCACTCAGTACGTTTCCGGAACGAGCACGCTTGACGGGGCGCCGCACATAAATCGGGATACTCTCAGAGCGAAAGGGCTGCCCGAAGACGCTCTCGACCGCATTGAAACACAGCTCAAAGGCGCATTCAGCGTTAGTTTCGCGGTAACGCCTTGGGTCGTGGGTCAGGACATCGTCCGTGATAGATTAAAAATTTCCGATGAAGTTCTCGGAAATGCCGGCGGTGATTTACTGATCGCTCTCGGATTCAACAGAGAGCAGATTCGACTTGCAAATGACCATATTTGCGGTCGTATGACAATTGAAGGCGCTCCACATGTGAAGCCCGAGCACTTGCCGGTTTTCGACTGTGCCAATCAGTGCGGAGCGTATGGACAACGCTACATACAGCCGCTTGCGCATTTGAAGATGATGGCCGCCGCACAGCCTTTCATCAGTGGCGCAATTTCCAAGACCATAAACCTTCCCCGCCACGCATCCGTGGAGAACATAAAGGATGCGTATTACCAAAGTTGGCGGATGATGCTCAAAGCCGTTGCCCTGTATCGCGACGGATCAAAATTGTCTCAGCCGCTCAACTCTACGGCGGACGATTTCGGCATTGCGTCACTCGGGCTGGAAGAGGGTGCCCAGTTTGAACATGGGCACGTCGGACAAGCAGTCGAACGCATAATCTACGAAACGCGCCGTCGTCGACTTCCCGATCGCCGCAGGGGATACACTCAAAAGGCGCGCATCGGCGGACACAAGATATACTTGCGAACCGGCGACTACGAGGACGGCTCGCTGGGTGAAATTTTCCTCGACATGCATAAGGAGGGTGCATCGTTTCGCAGCCTGATGAACTGTTTCGCGATTGCAGTCAGCCTGGGTCTGCAGCACGGCGTTCCTCTTGATGAATACGTCGACGCTTTTGTGTTTACCCGGTTTGAACCAAACGGTCCGGTGGGTGGAAACGATCATATTAAGTATGCGACGTCTGTAATTGACTACGTGTTCCGTGAGCTGGCCATTTCCTATCTTGATCGTCACGATTTGGCACATGTTGTGGATGCCCATACCGAAACTTCCCGCAGCGACGCAATTAACGGCGCGAAGCGCTTGGACAGCGAAGCGGCGGTTGTCCCGATCGCACACGACACAATCGAGGAGAAAGCTGACCGTGAAGAAGAAATCGACTCGTTCCCAACAACTTCGACTTCTGCTGCTGCTCAAATTGCAGAACCTCGTGCACAAACTCAAACATCCCCGGCCTCCTATGCGGAAGTCGGAACAGCAAACGGGCGTGTAAATGGAAGCCAGAAGTCGCAGCTTATCGAACTCGCTCGCCGTCAGGGCTATGAAGGAGACGCATGTTCAGAGTGCGGCAGCTTCACGATGGTGCGCAATGGTACATGCTTGAAGTGTACGACCTGCGGTTCAACCAGCGGATGTAGCTAA
- the ggt gene encoding gamma-glutamyltransferase, with the protein MRNLNLASATHRFSSHVLGTVLCVLLIITACTSTKPLVSDTPLQPAPIDTTFVRAVPAVFDSGIVVCAHPLAAAAGRKALASGGNAMDAALAALAVLNVVEPHASGLGGGGFALYYDKSVDSVYMLDYRERAPKRMNRAVYFQTEDTLKLTQRAGGSSVLVPGAPAGWQQLHRRFGTRTLPELFVDAVAIADTGYEISEKQAAIIFDYVEDLNKDSLLSNTFLEAGLPPAAGFRIKQPRLSELLNFLSKTRLENLYFPPYSTYLVKAARSHGGQLTETDLNSYSPVEREPLRLRYRDWEIVTTSPPAGGGLIMLETLKLLEAFDIKSMGLLTPEYIHTVATAIRQARTDGAAWIGDPDFAAVPVAALLSSDYLNAVRDSMRSDSVPARMTPMDSLRAFGPGNTTHLVVADQFGNLVSMTQSINYFFGSGVIVPELGLLLNNHCADFNSDTTSVNPISPARRPVSSMAPTMVFKNGKPVLLIGTPGGPRIPAALVQVILAVLEFELPLNEALDLPRFFPAGVNLVYETRLPQSTLDSLASKGWKPYATEPISNYFGGVQAVHFPPTDATMIGSSDPRRDGAADGN; encoded by the coding sequence ATGAGAAATCTCAACTTAGCCTCTGCAACACATCGTTTCAGTAGCCATGTTCTTGGTACAGTACTGTGTGTGCTTTTGATCATTACTGCTTGTACCTCAACGAAGCCACTCGTCTCCGATACGCCTCTCCAACCTGCGCCGATTGACACAACATTTGTCCGGGCTGTCCCTGCGGTCTTTGATTCCGGAATTGTTGTTTGTGCGCATCCCTTGGCCGCAGCCGCTGGTCGGAAAGCTTTGGCCTCTGGTGGCAACGCGATGGATGCCGCACTTGCAGCTCTCGCTGTCCTGAATGTGGTGGAACCTCACGCCAGCGGCTTGGGCGGAGGAGGATTCGCTCTCTACTACGATAAGTCCGTTGACTCGGTGTACATGCTGGATTACCGTGAACGAGCCCCCAAGCGCATGAACCGAGCAGTGTACTTTCAAACTGAAGACACTTTGAAGCTCACTCAGCGGGCAGGCGGATCATCCGTCCTCGTTCCAGGCGCTCCTGCAGGGTGGCAGCAATTGCATCGCCGTTTCGGAACTCGGACACTTCCGGAATTATTCGTCGACGCGGTCGCTATCGCCGACACAGGTTACGAGATTTCTGAGAAGCAAGCCGCAATAATATTTGACTACGTCGAAGATCTGAACAAGGATTCGCTTCTATCAAACACATTTCTTGAGGCAGGACTTCCACCGGCAGCTGGATTTCGTATAAAGCAACCCAGATTGTCAGAGCTTCTGAACTTCCTGTCCAAGACGAGACTTGAGAATCTCTATTTTCCACCCTACTCAACTTATTTGGTCAAAGCCGCTCGTTCTCATGGCGGCCAGCTTACAGAGACGGACTTGAATAGCTATTCTCCGGTGGAACGTGAACCGCTTCGCTTGAGATATCGCGACTGGGAGATAGTCACAACATCTCCTCCTGCCGGTGGCGGTTTGATTATGCTCGAGACTCTGAAGCTACTTGAAGCATTTGACATAAAGTCAATGGGTCTGCTCACTCCAGAATATATTCACACCGTCGCAACTGCAATCAGGCAGGCTCGAACCGACGGCGCAGCATGGATTGGTGACCCTGATTTTGCTGCCGTTCCGGTGGCTGCTCTTTTGTCGTCTGACTATCTCAACGCAGTCCGCGATTCCATGCGGTCCGATTCTGTTCCCGCACGCATGACTCCAATGGATTCGCTGCGCGCGTTTGGTCCGGGCAACACGACTCATCTGGTCGTTGCAGATCAATTCGGGAATCTCGTTTCCATGACGCAATCCATCAACTACTTCTTTGGATCGGGCGTTATTGTTCCGGAATTGGGTCTTCTATTGAATAATCATTGCGCCGATTTTAACAGTGACACGACCAGTGTCAATCCGATTTCGCCGGCCCGTCGTCCCGTATCGAGCATGGCACCGACGATGGTATTCAAGAACGGCAAGCCGGTCCTGCTGATCGGAACTCCCGGAGGTCCACGCATTCCGGCTGCGTTGGTTCAAGTTATCCTTGCGGTTCTGGAGTTTGAGTTGCCGCTAAATGAAGCTCTGGACCTTCCGAGGTTCTTCCCAGCCGGTGTCAATCTTGTCTACGAGACCCGCCTTCCGCAATCGACACTTGACTCCCTCGCTTCGAAAGGATGGAAGCCCTACGCAACGGAGCCGATCAGCAACTACTTCGGCGGTGTTCAGGCTGTTCATTTCCCCCCGACAGACGCAACTATGATAGGCAGTTCTGACCCAAGACGCGACGGAGCGGCAGACGGAAACTGA
- the pgsW gene encoding poly-gamma-glutamate system protein, whose product MKTPVYFSAVLLALSLGYMSTCAAEWHQYHDKMIAAAQQMHKAERKIYLIKSRLGLTNEKLDVNRTGMVGDEYTPLTTTVGYLTAKRTATNPDFAAYLVRLLSEQGLDENDSVLVTMTGSLPGLNLALVCALEQLNIPSFRVASLGASSYGANQLDMTWIDMEDILVRDGILSRRSDLVTLGGTGDVGGGLSEETLNQLRKKCALLDYPLLDAGNKRAQYQERLDLLGDPRGYSMLINVGGNHLMLGTGPEGRELPGGLISPESNDWERNVSQTSGGIVFDFLFSGVPVLNLLHVEELAKQAGIPVDPSPLPRHGTSSVYFTE is encoded by the coding sequence ATGAAAACTCCTGTGTACTTTTCCGCCGTACTTCTTGCTTTGTCGCTGGGGTACATGTCAACCTGTGCGGCTGAATGGCATCAATACCATGACAAGATGATCGCAGCAGCTCAGCAAATGCACAAGGCTGAGCGAAAGATCTACTTGATAAAGTCACGTCTAGGTCTGACAAACGAGAAGCTTGATGTCAACCGGACGGGTATGGTGGGCGACGAATACACGCCGCTTACAACAACCGTCGGTTATCTCACGGCCAAGAGAACTGCGACGAATCCTGATTTCGCGGCTTACCTCGTTCGATTGTTAAGTGAGCAAGGACTGGATGAAAACGACTCAGTGCTTGTCACCATGACCGGCTCGCTTCCCGGACTCAATCTTGCTCTCGTCTGCGCTCTTGAGCAATTGAACATTCCCTCTTTTCGAGTTGCGAGCCTTGGCGCATCTAGTTACGGCGCGAATCAGCTTGATATGACATGGATAGATATGGAGGACATTCTTGTTCGCGATGGAATCCTATCCCGCCGCAGCGACCTCGTTACATTGGGTGGCACGGGAGATGTCGGCGGGGGATTGTCCGAGGAAACCCTCAACCAGTTGCGAAAGAAGTGTGCGTTGCTCGACTATCCGCTATTGGACGCGGGAAACAAACGGGCACAATATCAAGAACGGCTTGATCTGCTCGGCGATCCTCGCGGATATTCAATGCTGATCAATGTCGGGGGGAATCACCTCATGCTTGGCACAGGTCCGGAAGGCAGGGAGTTGCCCGGAGGCTTGATTAGCCCCGAAAGCAATGACTGGGAGCGAAACGTTTCACAGACGTCCGGCGGTATCGTCTTCGACTTCCTTTTCAGCGGTGTACCGGTCCTGAATCTGCTGCACGTGGAGGAATTGGCGAAACAAGCAGGAATACCTGTGGACCCGTCGCCGCTGCCTCGTCACGGGACTTCTTCAGTATACTTCACGGAGTGA